The segment tgataatcaaaacaaaaaaaatccttcttttccaaaattttaaatattttaattcaaatagatgaaatagttgttaatataaatatcatacaaAATGACAAGCAAATCAAgaatttacattttgtttttcattctcTTAATATAGTAAGATTTTTTATGCACAACAACGTGGAGTGGGTATTCTTGTAACACACCCTCATTCCATATAAATATGCTGTTCAAAGGGGAAAAAGTGATCATTCCTCAATTGAATCCTCAAAGGGTAAATTCCTCAttgtacttattttaaaattaatttcttaaaccaaagattaatattttaaaagattcatatatatgatgttataaataaatacattttaaaaaagtccTTCCTTCTATAAAACTCGTTCAGTggaatataattacttaaaatctGGAGTGCCGGGCAACTTGCAAATGCATGCATAACTGTGTTGAGAATTTTACCACAGTCCTTTGAggaagtattaaaataaaaacaccaaagatttttcaaattgggCAGTTAATTGTTTTCTATCCCTGATTTTAGATATGTAACTCTTGATCCTCTTCTTCAAAGtctaaagtaaatttaaatatccatCACAAATTTTATCTGCCTCAATTTCAGAGTTGGAGGGAAAATTCATTGTTATATGCCatggaaattataatttaaactgttttgtttttttagcttCTAAAAAGCATTTCTAGatatattatgacaaaaaaaaaaaaaaaaatgctattggCCTCAAAACCAACGTGAACAAGACCACTTTATGCGTATCTCATTGTGCCTTCGTTGACTTTTTTGACCTTATAAGGTCCAGTTCTTGTCATTACATCTCCTATTTGAGTCAATCATTGGTGCTGGAGATCCAATTGTCTCAATTCTTTAGAAGCATTATTAACAATAGAAATATTTACCTCTTGTCCTTATGTAAATGGACCCCCATACCCTttacatattgtaaaaatagataTCAACAAAATcgttggattttttctttttgttttttttctattttattttatttttgtatacaggatcgtaatattaataattacttctttttctttaataactgtaaaaaaattaaaatatgtttacaaaatttcataatatagaaattataataaaataaatcataaataaatgcaaCGAGCGAACACATcacacaatatattttctttttcttgatgttcttttctttattcaGTCTTTCTATGATCCAATGCCTTTATTATTGAGATGACAGTTTTCAATTACTCATGAGATATcagagataattatttttgttcctccccatttttttaatattcaaattttaataaaataaagctttACCCTATTCTGGTATATGTCACAGTTCAAATTATTGGTTGTCAGATTGCTTATCTAACAATTAATGAATATGTGTAACTCTTACATTATCATATCCTTCCTTCCAGTATTCCCTGCTACACCGTTGCCTCTCTGCTGATCTCTCTGAGAAGAAATTTACCAAGATCTATAGTTGGATATTTGTTGGCCATGTCTTCATGATTTCTTTGTACATGGTAGTCTTTAAGTAATTTCATCGTACCCTcctataaaagttttatcaagtTCGGAGGATAATGGGCATTTCtgtttcatttcaaattttaacatagtTAAGGAATGGTATTATAATGTGCATACAAAAATGGTGAGAGTATTCAATCCTGCTGTTATAAAATCGTTTTTCAGGTATATTCTGCATTCACGAACAAAAAGAGTGTTTAAGTATGTCTTCTCTAGTAGCTCTTCGAAATATGGAAGTATTTATGTATAGCTCCAGAGTGGTAACCAAGCAGAACTATCACTTTTCTTTGTAGAGGCTGAATAACATGTAAACTTATTTATCCTCTAAAAGTTGACTGAATTCATTAGACTATGATCTTGTTATGTCAGTATCTATAATGAATATACTTTGctaatttttctacaatttgGCAAAATAATGGACGTggcatttataaaatgatagttaTGTCCAAATTTCAgaactaaaattgaattaaagcaTATTCAActgtatcttaaattattctaattctaaaattttataagatacaGTTTTtagataatgtatttatatattatagaagcTGAGAGATAGGTGATACTTTGTATTAGTAAATAAGGCACACAGTCAGATAAAATTGGCTTGATCACCTTGTTTATGAAGACAATTCCGTTCTTTTAGTTATACTATATCTAGATAGGATTGTTAGAAGCTGGAAAAACCGagtctaaattaaaataaaattttgcttcATACAGCCaatcatttattactttgagAAAAATGATTGGGAGTTTGGAAAAAGAAcacttttaaaatcatattatgatttgaggaattttttcaatataaaattaatttattactttgtcATCCAGAAATGAGTATTTCATCATGAATAATGCTccaatattctttcaaaatggaTGGGCAAATTTAACTCCTTGTGAAAATCCTcgattttccaattattttatttttaaaggcttGAGTGTTCATAACTTCCTTCCTACTAGCTTCTCAAATTCGACTTGTGCCACATCACTAGTAGTAATAATCTTGTAAACCCCTTGGGTCGTTTCATCATTTGATTCAAACAACCATTTGCTCTGAAATTGttctctatataaaataaatttattactttgttaTGCAGAAATGTGTtcccataaataaatagtttgttgTAGAAaccctaaaaaattaattgattactataaaataaatttacctataaaacagattagtttattttttgttttgaattcaACAAACCTGTTTTTCATACTTTGGTGAGGGGTAACACATGCTCTTTGATCGAATACACCCTAAATGGCATAATCAAGAGATGAAAAACCTGGAAAAGAGGTGGCCAAACTGACATTTATGCTTTAACCGACTCATCAAGACTGCTTGTCGAATCCTTTTTCGTTGTTCAAATTCAATAATGCAACGCTTCGTCCTTAtaccaaaaacaatattaagtGGCATTATAACATTGATAGttacaataagaaaattaattaacatattgcGTAGTAACAATCAAATGacctattttgatttattttgtattatttacttttaaaaaaaaatcaacataaggGAGAAATGTATagatagttattattttttaaactaactttttaccaaagatatttgaatttttttaaatttcagataatataacaaaagaaatattttctttttttaaattttaaatattttaattaaaatagatgaTATAGTTGAAAATATAAGTATCATAAAATATCACAACCAAATCAAGTATTAacttattatgtttaaatttaattaataaaacaagatttttgATGCACAAAAAGATGGAGTGTGTATTCCTGTAACACGCCCtcgttacatataaatatgttgttGAAAGGGAAAAGAGTCATCAGTTCTCAATTGAATCCTCAACGAAAATGATCGGTAAATTCCTCATTGTATGCCTTGCTGTCACTTGTGCCATGGCTGAAAAGCCTGGACCTCCTCCACCCGCACCAGTCTATTACAGACCCTATCCTCCTCCCCTCCTCCACCCactactactacaacaacaCCTCCTCCACCACCACCAGCGTATAAGCCATACCAGCCTTACCCTCCTCCTCCACCTCCCCCACCTCCTCCACCACCAGCTAACTATGCCTACAGCTACGCTGTCTTGGATGAAGAATCCGGTCTAGATATTGCTGCTGATGAACTTGCTGAGAATGGAGCCGTTTCAGGATCTTACAAGGTTGTTCTTCCCGATGGTCGCATCAAGACTGTTACTTACACTGTTGAAGGAGACAGTGGATTCGTTGCTGATGTTCTATTCGAGACTACTCCTGCCCCAGCTGCTGATGCTCCTGCTCCATACCCTAAATATACCCCATACCCTGCTTAAGGAATTATGttcattgttaattaattctttatttatttttacaaataaaaactggttaaaaaaataatgatccattgtcaaatttatttatatataaatcatttttgtatgtcTACTGGAGTGCAGCTGATATCTAcctatatataatgtaataaatgcATAATAGATTCAATAATCTAATGTATTTGGAAAATGTGCCTAACATGGCCACTCTAAGTATCCCCTTCTATCCTAACTTTGATCTCTGAGGTAGAAAATGTGCcatactaataattatagtaataagaaatataaatttaatgggCGATATTAGTGTACGTCCATACTAATCTGAACTTTTGTCTTTTTGGTAAAATcctatatacacatatatgctATTTATTAATTCTAACATATGAACCcttatattctatttaaaaaaaactggatttataaaagaaaaaaagacattttgataaatattttccaatttcattatatataaagcctcaaaatacagaaaaacactatagaataaaataaatttattgagtaattactattatgtcatttataacttcaaattttatagtattaaatgttttaatatattaaacataaatatttttacttggtTCAAAATTCATGTtgatctgtaaaaaaaaaaaaaattttaaaacatttaaaacattataaaaaagttatgaaataaaaaaaatatatgatacgGAAATCAAGTATTGgctttatttatcatttaaaaatatttataaaacaagttttttgatGTACAATTAGTGAAGTCTTTTAACATGCCCTTGTTAcgtaaaaatatgttgttgaaAGCGAAAAAAGACATCAGTTCTGAATTGAATACTTAACGAAAATGATTGGAAAATTCCTCATTGTATGCCTAGCTGTCACTTGGGTCTTGGCTGAAAAGCCTGGACCTCCTCCACCCGCACCAGTCTACTACAGACCCTATTCTCCTCCCCCTTCTCCACCCACTACTACTACAACATTTcttccaccaccaccaccaGTATACAAGCAATACAAACCACACCCTCCGCCTACATTTCGTCCACCACCAACACCAGCTAACTATATCTACAGCTACACTGGCCTTGAATAAGAATCTAGTATTGATATTGCTGCTGATGAATTTGATAAGAATGCTGTCGTTTCTGGTTCTTACAAGGTTGTTCTTCCCGATAGTCGCATCAAGACTGTCACTTACACAGTTGAAGGAGACAGTGGATTCGTTGCTGATATTTAGTTTGAAACTACTCCTGCCCCAGCTGATGCTGCTTCCTCTCCTGCTCTATATCCCAAATATGGCCCATATTCTGCTAAAGGAATTATGTTCATagttaaattattctttatttataagataaataaaactatttaaaaaaatgatccagtatcaaattttcttattcttgaataattgatatacatatgCACGTAAGTTCAatgggtatatatatatatatatatatacctatagccaataaaaatataaagggaaggtattaaattacaaaatttgtttttgtattcgTATTGAAGATAattggttttaatattttttgaacgatCAAGATATACCTCATTACCTCCGAAGCCTTGGCTCTGCTAAACTCTTATTCACTTacagttgtttttttcagtCAATCCTTTCCTGTGGCTTTATTTCCCCCTCTCAACATAGGGGAGTCTGTAAGATAATATTTGACAGCTCACAATCTCAATGACAATTAATTTGTTTGCTAATTGTTTAAACTCTGAACACAAGCCtatgcattttttttgcaatattcaCCCTACTTTTATGCTTAATCCTGTTACCAAAAGGAAATGGGTTGATGTTGAAGTAAAACTTGGTCGAGATTAAATctattcctatttttttcaatgtaacaaAATCAAGTGTCAGTGAAAATACCTTAATCTGTTTAACTTGATTAATGAACTATGACCTTGATCGTACGCCCTATTAATTACAGTTGATTTCTAggtttatatattcttttctaTCTATTTTCCTCTCTCAACCCATGGAACAAAACTTCTTGGGCctgcttatttttaatattgatcttttttttaaattatacataaactatttttctataatattagcTATGATATTTCTCATGACCATGTATTATGAGTAAGTTATAAGAGTAAAAAGAAGAGTaccgtttatttttatttttgagcctaaaaatgaaaatatattaaattttcaagaagaaagagaaacaataaaactctttttatgagaaaaaaatacttttacattagtttttttaatcatacttttaatttgtggattgttttaagcttaaaaaaatgattctgaacAATAATAGTACGAATTACTTCAATCCCATATATATCCGAATtaagatgactgagagaaaaactgagatcaatcTTGGGttctgagcaaaaaaaaaaaaaaatttaaattttttttcaatatgagtgTTCCGCTTTGttatcaatgtaaaaaaacgTCGAACACACAAAccaaacatattaatatattaaattcattaaacaGAGTCTTATTCGATTCACACGTTTCCCTTGTCCAATTCAAGTACGAGTCAACATGGTTTGGAGTCAAGTCTTGTTTGAAAGAACATAACTCGATTTTAATTTCTGAGAATTGTAAAATAATCCCTTTACATATAACTAATTGATaaggttaatttttattttttattcgaatcgatctaataataaaactacatctaaaaataattgtgaagAATATCAAACTTTACAAAGTCACTGTTCTAAAACTAATCAACAAAAGGGCTGAAATTTCTGTATGAAATCAAAGTACAACACACTTAATAGGAAGTACTTTATCAGTAACAATTAACCCAAAGTCTTTTTACTTTCATATTCTTCAAGataataacaaatgaaaatattaagttaaactTTTAAGATTGCAATTTGATCTAATACAGAAATcacaatttattgataaatattgattctttaaatttttaatgtagctTTCTCCGTCATGTCCCTCACTAATCATGGGCTTGGAATAGaggtaaaaaatgtaaaactgacaacaaaatggaTGGTAAACTATTGTGTTAGTGCGGTAtgacattatttaatatgacagtgttgaatttcaacaaatctTGTGACAGTGAGTATTTTGATAATTTGCTTTCTTCAAGATAATCCAATCAGTTCATTAGGTAAATTATTTAGATGGTAATAGAATCTAGGCTTGATGAGTAATAGttaaaagtaaaacaattttacgagtcttgatttttttatttcataaacattGCCGTTTTTTAGTTGCCATGAACAAgctaaaaacaacaatatttgtaTCGACtcgtaatataaatttatattatatctatctCTCTCgaactttcatttatttgtatataaataaagttagacCAATAAAATTAGATAACAGGTTATAGTTTTAACcagtttttatttgtaaaaataaataaagaattaattaacaatgaaCATAATTCCTTAAGCAGGGTATGGGGTATATTTAGGGTATGGAGCAGGAGCATCAGCAGCTGGGGCAGGAGTAGTCTCGAATAGAACATCAGCAACGAATCCACTGTCTCCTTCAACAGTGTAAGTAACAGTCTTGATGCGACCATCGGGAAGAACAACCTTGTAAGATCCTGAAACGGCTCCATTCTCAGCAAGTTCATCAGCAGCAATATCTAGACCAGATTCTTCATCCAAGACAGCGTAGCTGTAGGCATAATTAGCTGGTGGTGGTGGAGGAGGTGGGGGAGGTGGAGGAGGAGGGTAAGGCTGGTATGGCTTATAAGCTGGTGGTGGTGGAGGAGGtgttgttgtagtagtagtGGGTGGAGGAGGGGGAGGAGGATAGGGTCTGTAATAGACTGGTGCGGGTGGAGGAGGTCCAGGCTTTTCAGCCATGGCACAAGTGACAGCAAGGCATACAATGAGGAATTTACCGATCATTTTCGTTGAGGATTCAATTGAGAACTGATGACTCTTTTCCCTTTCaacaacatatttatatgtaacgaGGGCGTGTTACAGGAATACACACTCCATCTTGTTGTGCATcaaaaatcttgttttattattcagaataatattatatataaataataagtcaATACTTGATTTCCTCATCATATAAGCACCgctttttcaacattttttaaatgttttaaatttttgaacaaaaaggtcttcatttatttagattaccagtattttttaataaaggaatatatctttatatatccttaaattttttattatacttatttcaGTTATTAATCAGTTAATGactatgaaatttgaaattttattccacgataaaattaaatgttataaaagaatacaaaatgatttttactcaatatattgattaatgaaTCTTTTGTAATTATCaacctacaaatatatattttggtaatttGATAAAACGCTGAATAATCGAATAAAGAACATCAAATAATCAAACAGACAAGTATTTAATAAGCCCAAACTTATTTACGCATAATATGCACTTAGCAGTTATATTCTTATTCCACATGGTTCCGACTTTGAGCGAATtcgaatttcatgaaaaaaaattatattttggctGAGACATGGgcgcaaaaaaaatataacgctCAGCATCGCTAGTATTTTAGACatgatttgaattatatatcatGAAATTAATACACATTATTTAAAACAGAATTTAATGTGAATTTAAAAGTTTGCTCATTTTACTCAAATAAGACGGGTGACCAAATAAGTTTTGCTTGCATTGTCATTTGAGAGAGTTGATATTctcttaatttatcaaatttttagatGTAGTATAAGATGTCTATTGAATATAATCTTACCAAAATCCACCaatgtttgatacaataaattagtACTTAGAATGAAAGaagtttatcttttatttaaaataaataaatctttgtaaAATTCTAGATATATAAAAGCCacatttcaattaattcaaaattaattttaaaaagtaattgttcTGTCTTTTTCTAAATTACTGAATAATTCCGTCGCAAGAAAACATGTCTTGGGATTTGAAGATTTTCATATCATCAGaagatttattctttaaaaacaaaaaaagttcagaaataagttaaatattttcttagacgaagtaatattatcattattgaatTCAATTTCAAAGGCCCTTCATGGTGATTTTCATACGAAATTGATACTATAATTAAGAggcaacttttttatatattgttttatctcTGTATCGAATATTAAAAGttgtatataaatcaatttaagcCAATCAATCATTCTGACTCATACTCGAAGttctgtattttataaaattgttaatattgagcgatttaaatccaatgataaattatactttattaaaaaaaaagtataagctAAATACATAAaacttctttaatattaatatttaatattgtacacctcacttaaaataaatataaatgctaTCCAGGAAATGAATACATATGTAGCTcaatcaatccaaaaatatccaaaacatacattactattttttataagaactttTACCTAAACATATTCTatagttatgtaaaaataatggtGGGCTCATCTTTATTGAAgcatatatctttaaaaagtcATAATCGCCATTATAgtaaactctatttttttatttaaaaataaatataattatgttttattcttcctttctaTCGCCTTTAATACCAGTTACGACTTCGCTATCCAAAACATGACTTTATTACTAATGCACAGAGTAATTTTGtgaatagtaaaatatatcaatattagacataaaaaaaaggaatataaatgatGCACGGAAACACCAATATAACTAAGACTGCTGGTATTTCTCCTGGACTCCCTTAATCACTTGAGGCATCCCACTTTTATAACGTAATAGAGTACTGGGCTATATATCACACTGGGACAAGGAATGAAGTCATGTCTCTTTTTTACATATACCTTTACTCTGTTCTCTTTATAGTTTGagcatagtttttttataagttctATTATAATTTCTCCAAGTACAAGCTATGCACTTTAAATTTCAGTTCTCTTCTCAAACACTTCGTCGTGTGTAGAAGATGTTTCATTTGTTGTAACTGAAAAATCTTCAGGTGAGCTAATAGTTTACTGAATTGATATTGTAGATTAATGTtagtcattaatttttattcggGGAAGATTTTTTCTAAATCCAGAACAAACCTGTCCTTAGGCTTTAGTAAAAAGGAAATTGTCACAAAAAAGGCTCTGatgtttttggaaatattttccaaaatatgtttgtaagaTCTACACAATatattagaagtattttttttcttttttgaaaaaaccatATTAACTATGGTGCAAATAAGCAATTTAATATGattgtagtttaaaaataattcactttatatcaatttctataatactttattttattattaagtttcaAAGACGAATGAGTCTATGTATAATtagcaaaaattgaaaataaatttcaaaaagtgaatacaagtattcaattatttttaaccatgaattctaataaattataaaattcacgCTATACATCCAACCTAATTATGATCAAATAGGATAGAACAAGGAAACCCCACAGAAATGTGAGTATATCTTACAATAATACAAGTTAGAAAAGTACAATAGACTTATATGTATTACAAAAcctgtaaaaattaatatattacatcATACATCATAAATAAGACAAAATTTACTATGATGACAATTAGGAATTTTTCTAATTCTAGTCCTGAGTGAAGGTAATCCAATTGAGATCTGACTGTAATTTTGTGGACACAGAAATACTTTGAGTAGGTTAAACGGCCCAAAATTGACGAACTTTTTTGAAGGATGGTTTTGGcgaaattttttatgatttataataatgtgttattaaaatatattgtaaatatgcCATTTTGATATAATACATGAATTGCAGTTCGTactcttaataatattttaatctaaaaaaaacgaAATCTGCTTTTTGTCCATGGAATTATGGGATACTCAAGTATGAAGGTTTTCGAAGTGACCAAACTTTGAGGGACTCCCAAACGGGCTCTCGCGCCTCTACATGTCTAAAATTTTGCCCATATTATATTGCTGTACTAATCATCATTTTCTTCATCTGAACT is part of the Lepeophtheirus salmonis chromosome 14, UVic_Lsal_1.4, whole genome shotgun sequence genome and harbors:
- the LOC121129390 gene encoding uncharacterized protein — encoded protein: MIGKFLIVCLAVTCAMAEKPGPPPPAPVYYRPYPPPPPPPTTTTTTPPPPPPAYKPYQPYPPPPPPPPPPPPPANYAYSYAVLDEESGLDIAADELAENGAVSGSYKVVLPDGRIKTVTYTVEGDSGFVADVLFETTPAPAADAPAPYPKYTPYPA